In the Nitrospinota bacterium genome, one interval contains:
- a CDS encoding PIN domain-containing protein, with translation MIYLVIDSSEIISGTLFSPSIFNALKTLTQNQEIKIHLPYVVYREVTTSIQNSCRSTIKDFQKLVKKSENILRLSPSIKREFDLWVNNSNKISNYNDQKYVKDFDDLIAELNITVSKTSTAYADDVIAAYFNGSPPFKSIKNRADFPDAFIWYFLEELKGKVYGDLVFISRDKPFREMVDNNGEGTIMVFDTLKAFLGNKNCQDILKKIDELPYYQNILNFLKQNDSILNDKVTNLSLSELAWMEIHSPLIPNDNNDALISMIPDPINIEIDTTNANYFGNGLLSIPITFDMPETLVDYTLLKSQFYTLSDEKVEKISVSDDQMEHIIEVQEYFDINVASDISLKVDIEEVKKRKPNEANIRDIIERAELKFEGILDLDIIG, from the coding sequence ATGATTTATCTTGTTATCGATTCTTCTGAAATTATATCTGGTACTCTTTTCAGTCCGTCTATTTTTAATGCCTTAAAAACTCTAACCCAAAACCAAGAAATAAAGATACACCTACCATATGTGGTGTATCGTGAAGTCACAACCTCCATTCAAAATTCCTGCCGGTCGACCATAAAAGATTTTCAAAAACTAGTAAAAAAGTCTGAAAATATTTTACGGTTATCCCCAAGCATTAAAAGAGAATTCGACTTGTGGGTAAATAATTCTAATAAAATATCTAATTATAACGATCAGAAATATGTAAAAGATTTTGATGACTTGATTGCAGAATTGAACATTACGGTATCTAAAACAAGTACCGCCTATGCGGATGATGTTATCGCGGCATATTTCAATGGCTCCCCTCCTTTTAAATCAATCAAAAATCGTGCTGATTTCCCCGATGCTTTTATTTGGTACTTTTTAGAAGAATTAAAAGGAAAAGTATATGGCGATCTAGTTTTTATCAGCAGAGATAAGCCTTTTAGAGAAATGGTTGATAATAACGGTGAGGGGACAATAATGGTATTCGATACCTTAAAGGCTTTCCTTGGTAATAAGAATTGCCAGGATATACTGAAGAAAATTGATGAGCTTCCTTACTATCAAAATATTTTGAATTTTCTTAAGCAGAATGATTCTATTTTAAATGATAAAGTCACCAACCTTTCTCTGTCTGAGTTAGCTTGGATGGAAATTCATAGCCCTCTTATTCCGAATGACAATAACGATGCGCTTATTTCTATGATACCGGATCCTATAAATATTGAAATTGATACCACCAATGCCAATTATTTCGGTAATGGTCTTTTAAGTATTCCGATAACTTTTGACATGCCAGAAACTTTGGTCGACTATACCCTGTTGAAATCCCAATTTTATACATTGAGTGATGAGAAAGTTGAAAAGATATCTGTAAGTGATGATCAAATGGAACACATAATTGAGGTACAAGAGTACTTTGATATAAATGTGGCTTCAGATATTTCTTTAAAAGTTGACATTGAAGAGGTAAAAAAACGTAAACCGAATGAAGCAAATATTCGAGATATTATAGAAAGAGCTGAATTGAAGTTTGAAGGTATTTTAGATCTAGACATAATTGGATAA
- a CDS encoding OmpA family protein codes for MKKNLILLIFAGLSIGIALNTAEACGECGGCNEDESGGFACGESNSSCDGSGIEVVGLPEVPDRKWATLQKVRYRYQGNLLAVQDGQYPTDVICERCPSPVSPELEPVITVPFKNRMCEAPVSSFERKLVAKIFFPSGEIDPINEQKDLLLKAFQVLDGYPIRNISVTGHACEYSENLLNSQLSIERARSISNMLWSEGFRVDRFSGNGSNFPLTGKVEDVELNRRVEVYAEISDFNCIGEDDGK; via the coding sequence TTGAAGAAAAACCTGATTTTACTGATATTTGCCGGTTTATCAATTGGTATCGCGCTCAATACCGCAGAGGCGTGCGGGGAGTGCGGGGGATGCAATGAAGATGAATCGGGCGGGTTCGCCTGTGGCGAAAGCAATTCATCCTGTGACGGATCAGGTATCGAAGTAGTTGGATTGCCCGAAGTTCCAGATCGAAAATGGGCAACTCTTCAAAAGGTGCGATATCGATACCAGGGAAATCTACTTGCCGTACAAGATGGACAGTACCCAACGGATGTTATCTGTGAAAGATGTCCTTCACCGGTATCGCCGGAACTGGAACCCGTTATCACGGTACCTTTCAAAAACAGGATGTGCGAAGCTCCAGTCAGTTCATTTGAGCGAAAGCTTGTTGCAAAGATTTTCTTCCCTTCCGGTGAAATAGATCCCATCAATGAACAAAAAGACCTTCTATTGAAGGCTTTCCAGGTTCTGGATGGATATCCAATCAGAAATATTTCCGTTACGGGCCATGCATGTGAATATTCAGAAAATCTTCTTAACAGTCAATTATCAATTGAACGTGCCAGATCAATATCAAACATGTTATGGAGCGAGGGTTTCCGTGTAGATCGTTTTTCAGGGAACGGATCGAACTTCCCTTTGACAGGGAAAGTTGAGGATGTCGAGTTAAACAGGCGGGTAGAGGTATACGCCGAGATTTCTGATTTTAATTGCATAGGAGAAGATGATGGGAAATAG
- a CDS encoding DsbC family protein, which translates to MMGNRFKSVLGILCVVSMLATTGSQAFSLKGDAKDAKVKEKLQKEFGISFSSIKAMEIPGLFEVVAGPEIFYYFEKTDWIFQGAIYDKENNITEKRKAELAAEKLKTLPLDKAMKIGNGKNIVVEFSDPDCPYCRKAAEFLDARNDVTRYVFWSPLPIHPDAPKKAAYILCEKDQAAAYTHVIKGNLDSIGYGIDKSCEADAAKIVDSHLQVAASMGVRGTPDFYINGEHVVGANINRIKELLDEKE; encoded by the coding sequence ATGATGGGAAATAGGTTTAAGTCAGTTCTGGGAATTTTGTGTGTCGTTTCCATGCTGGCAACCACTGGGAGCCAGGCATTCAGCCTTAAAGGGGATGCAAAAGATGCAAAGGTAAAAGAAAAGCTACAAAAAGAATTCGGTATTTCTTTCAGCAGCATCAAGGCGATGGAGATACCGGGACTTTTCGAAGTTGTGGCGGGACCTGAAATCTTTTATTACTTCGAAAAGACCGATTGGATATTTCAAGGGGCCATATACGACAAAGAAAACAACATAACAGAGAAACGCAAAGCAGAACTGGCAGCCGAGAAATTGAAAACCCTTCCGCTGGATAAGGCGATGAAAATCGGCAACGGTAAAAATATAGTTGTTGAGTTTTCAGATCCTGACTGCCCCTACTGCAGGAAGGCGGCTGAATTTCTAGATGCAAGGAACGATGTTACTAGGTACGTTTTCTGGTCGCCTTTGCCGATCCATCCTGACGCACCTAAAAAAGCTGCATACATTCTATGTGAAAAGGATCAGGCGGCGGCATACACCCATGTGATCAAGGGGAATCTGGATTCAATTGGCTACGGCATTGATAAAAGTTGCGAGGCCGATGCTGCCAAAATAGTTGATAGTCATTTGCAGGTAGCCGCTTCAATGGGGGTTCGGGGAACTCCTGATTTCTATATCAATGGGGAACATGTGGTTGGAGCGAATATTAACAGGATTAAGGAGTTGTTAGATGAAAAGGAATGA